One segment of Podospora pseudopauciseta strain CBS 411.78 chromosome 5 map unlocalized CBS411.78m_5.2, whole genome shotgun sequence DNA contains the following:
- a CDS encoding uncharacterized protein (EggNog:ENOG503P7SS): MSATWRRLFSVERRQGDAQRQYLWNVPSGKQPDFSESYTHGQNIPISWNALNNSVYDLWLTTWNFEVNPMALCLARAINLGHDGSINLKTPNIPPQTLSTKTRYVLRFKPQTKEGGYASADPELCSPAFFITDSSQTVQAEPESNPVTSAQTTLHTRSPAPTHIPTNLDNTTVTTSFLPLPTAEDGTANSENMSSGQAAALTIGLVLAVALLVACEVAYLMWRRKQKRKMQQSRRLKNKSLFGAVHDPRNRGPPLTKFATLETKSAQETGLSRSAFVKLRESITSWTPSRWARSWKWPGGTEGKRGIFARVVTTSRDTPSERGRKNSTKADVEVEEREKRENKDRWTMFNSPYTGPWMLVSPELPGDSSWGHYGRNGELVHELHASNGRKGPGTIHSSLVELDAEGDRWEEQRLEGR; encoded by the exons ATGTCGGCAACCTGGAGGCGTTTATTTTCAGTGGAAAGGAGACAAGGTGATGCCCAACGACAATACCTCTGGAATGTGCCGAGCGGAAAGCAGCCGGACTTTTCAGAGTCTTACACGCACGGACAAAACATTCCCATATCTTGGAATGCCCTCAACAATAGTGTGTATGACCTCTGGTTGACAACATGGAATTTCGAGGTCAACCCCATGGCTTTGTGCCTTGCCA GGGCAATCAACCTCGGCCATGACGGATCAATCAACCTGAAAACACCCAACATACCCCCACAAACATTATCGACCAAGACTCGTTATGTCCTCCGCTTCAAACCGCAAACCAAAGAGGGCGGATACGCCTCTGCAGACCCTGAACTTTGCAGTCCTGCTTTTTTTATCACGGACTCTTCTCAGACTGTACAAGCCGAGCCAGAAAGCAATCCTGTCACCTCGGCACAGACAACCCTCCATACAAGGAGCCCAGCACCAACGCACATCCCAACAAACCTCGACAACACAACAGTGACCACATCCTTCCTCCCGCTACCAACAGCCGAGGACGGCACAGCCAACTCTGAAAACATGTCCTCTGGCCAAGCAGCAGCTCTCACGATAGGTCTAGTCCTCGCCGTGGCCCTCCTTGTAGCGTGTGAGGTAGCCTACCTCATGTGGCGCCGAAAACAAAAGCGGAAGATGCAACAAAGCCGAAGGTTGAAAAACAAGAGCTTGTTTGGGGCAGTCCATGATCCGAGGAACAGAGGCCCTCCCCTTACCAAGTTTGCGACTTTAGAAACCAAGTCAGCACAAGAGACAGGCCTTTCGAGGTCAGCATTTGTTAAACTGAGAGAGTCAATCACCTCATGGACTCCATCGAGGTGGGCGAGGAGTTGGAAGTGGCCCGGGGGCAcagaggggaaaaggggcatCTTCGCCCGTGTCGTCACAACTAGCCGTGACACGCCCAGCGAAAGAGGTCGAAAGAACTCGACGAAAGCGGATGTGGAAGTAGAGGAACGGGAAAAGCGAGAGAATAAAGATCGATGGACCATGTTCAACTCGCCGTATACTGGACCTTGGATGCTGGTATCGCCCGAGCTACCGGGTGACAGCAGCTGGGGACACTATGGCAGAAACGGAGAACTGGTGCATGAGCTACATGCTTCGAATGGGAGGAAGGGGCCTGGGACCATCCACAGTTCGTTGGTGGAGCTCGATGCTGAGGGTGACAGatgggaggagcagaggctggaggggaggtga